The Hydra vulgaris chromosome 05, alternate assembly HydraT2T_AEP genome includes the window TTTTAAGCTGGATGTTTTTATCATAGCAACCAGTTCAGAACCTACATAAAAAGATACAACTGTTCTAATCCAATGGTTTTATTCTAACTATAGgcagttttgaagtttttttttatgttataaagaTTTTGAGTTTGGGTTCaatttaaatacagttttatattctactttttgtgaatatttttataagttttggtTATAGATCTTGTAGAAACACGTGtagaaaattctaaaaacactgttcaaaaaagtaacattatGTTAGATTATCAAATgcaatcttttataaattaatagattactgtttatataaaaacctAACCACGACGTTTTTAGCAGAAAGTCAAACAGGCACTAACGGATGGTAATAATGGAATTtcgttaaatttatataaattcaatttaatataaagaaatttgtttgttctataagttttcaaatttttttggttcataTGATTAAACTTAAACGTTAGCAACCGTAACTATTAgcttttaaagtgtttttaaaaaacatttcaattcgAAATAGTTTCAGCAAatgtaaaagtatatttattgcAACCTCCTACTGACGTCATAGAAAAGTAACCGTAGGGTTACTTTTCTATGACGTCAGTAATGAACTTCGGTTATTCAACGATTCCCTGATTCTGCAATTACAATACTGATTGTTGTGATTGCAATACTGATTGTTGTAATTACAATACAATACTGATTGTTACAATTACAATACAGATTgttacaaacatttaaaattatttgtcacTTAATATAAACACTCATTAAATATGCGTATCACacatatttttttagctttccCGGTTTCACTtcactaaataaataaagtttatatatgtatatatttgctAAAAACGAGCGCGACGGGTGCCATTTACTTTAATAGTATGAAATACTTGCCAAAAATGAGTTGTGTCGTAACTTTTGTAGCTTAAAACACCTATAAACAAATATCATTTCTCTTGATGGGTTTATTATTTGTGAGCGCTCACAAAATATGAACTTGTtacaaaagttataataaagCAAAATGAGCAAACTAAAAATTTGGGATCCTaccaaaaaagatttatgaaTGAGAGAGAGGAGAGCCAGTTTGACATTTTGCAGCAATATTGCTAAACCGAGCATGATGTACCAAGATCAATTGATAATTGTTAGGCACTGACAttccaaaaatttttcttacttAGCATATCTGGTCACCCAAATGTGTAGTTTTATTTCTATATCAATTTTTTCCTCCATTGTTTGGTTTTGTATTTAGAGATTGGctttatttcataatattttatatttaaaaaaacaacttaaaaattgaaaatttcttgtgttgattttgtattttgtaaaactcATTTATGAAATATGAGATGAGACGTCATAGACAACAAatctcaaaaataaaagaaaagtattacTAAGTATGTTTACTGTCCTCAAATAAAACACGTGATGTTTTCCAATCGACTGGTATAAAAACTGtttcactttctttttttatcaagtcGGTTTGTAAAATGAAGACAGTgtttgcaattttgtttttgGCGTTCATTGCGTTGACATACGCAAGAAGTAagttaataataagttaaatttttaatttgttatatttataatttattaaattaaaaaatttatttctattaaaaacgtttacgttattaaatgtgttttagtTGTTATACTAATGGTAACGCCTCTATTACAATATTAAGAAACGCATTTTTCTCGTTTtacagatttattttattattttttataaactgtaaACTTCAATGcgaaaattaaactaaataaaattaaattaaaaaaaaatgtgtattgaAATATTACATACATTTAGGTTATGAGGATGtgaaagaagaaattaaaaatgaagttgAAAAAGAAATACTTGAAGATCTTGAAGAGGAAAGTGACGAATTAAATGATAAGAGAAAAGGTTATTGACTTcttcatctttatttatattgtacCTAATTCCAATTGTgagttagttttttaaaaagtatcttCGAACTTTTTAGAAATCAATGATGCAAAGCCATGGAGATGGGTACGACGTATACGATGGAAGAAACTTATTCCTTATATACCAGTTGTTGTTGCGGCGGCTGGTAAAAAGTAATATAAGCAACtaagataaaactttttatcatatcagcttatataaaattgtatcaaattattttgacaTATTATTATCGgtatttaatagaaatattaaatactttgattttatatattttttttatatttaaactacgTTTCCGCATCCGAAAACGTTTTCGTACTTTTGAAAGTACAAAAAcgaaatgaaatttataaaatttcataaaaatttcaaaaaaattatgaaatttcaTAAACAACTCTATCATTTTAAAGAATGATTATTATAGccttaatctaaatttttaaccCTTCACTaaacaaatgatatttttatttaaaaagtttttattttgtcaataataatCAGAAATGTAGCCTTAACATAGGTTCATGCAAACCACAATtataactttatcaattttagaAATGCTAAATATCATGTAAAAATCACAAaacgttaaaattaaaaattgcaaatgtCAATCAATTTGatcttatattttgtttattattaatttgcaaCAAGGCCAAGTAAAGGGTTAAAGAAAGTTCTCAAACTTTCAAAAAGAGTTTTTCAACAAAGCGTGTCAAGGGCGCCAAAACTGAAGGGTTTTTGCTTGCATTATTATtggatcaaataaaaaaagtcttacGCATGTaagtaaaaatggtttttttaatataatttcaagCTTTTAACACTTGAGCTGGATTCATAAAGCATTTGGCTCATATTTTGTGTCGTTGTAATTCTTGACACAATTAGGTGTCTGAGTCCGGTCATTTGTATATTACGAGTCTTTTAGTTAGAAGAGAGGTTCTTAATACGAAGCAACCTCCGTAAACcacaataaaattgatattatcaGAGTTTAGTAATAAACCGcttatattttttgacaatttaacttGTGCAAGTTCAGTTTTGCTTATTTGTTTGCTTACAGCATAAAATAGGCTTCTTCAAATTTCCAAAGGAAGTCCAATTCATTAATCCCAAAGGGTTTTGTGGCtacaattacaatattttgCCTTTTTTACTTGGCTTTACCTTTTTAATAGAACATCTTTGAAATTTAAGCACTTTTCTTAGGAGTTTTAACTACAGGTGTTTGA containing:
- the LOC136080544 gene encoding uncharacterized protein LOC136080544 produces the protein MKTVFAILFLAFIALTYARSYEDVKEEIKNEVEKEILEDLEEESDELNDKRKEINDAKPWRWVRRIRWKKLIPYIPVVVAAAGKK